In a genomic window of Bubalus bubalis isolate 160015118507 breed Murrah chromosome 17, NDDB_SH_1, whole genome shotgun sequence:
- the LOC102405475 gene encoding dynein light chain 1, cytoplasmic-like, with amino-acid sequence MCDRKAVIKNADMSEEMQQDSVECATQALEKYNIEKDTAAHIKKEFDKKYNPTWHCIVGRNFGSYVTHETKHFIYFYLGQVAILLFKSG; translated from the coding sequence ATGTGTGACCGAAAGGCCGTAATAAAGAATGCCGATATGTCTGAGGAGATGCAACAGGACTCGGTGGAGTGTGCTACTCAGGCATTGGAAAAGTATAATATAGAGAAGGACACTGCGGCCCATATCAAGAAGGAGTTTGACAAGAAGTACAACCCCACCTGGCACTGCATCGTGGGGAGGAACTTCGGTAGTTATGTGACACATGAAACCAAACACTTCATCTACTTCTACCTGGGCCAAGTGGCCATTCTCCTGTTCAAATCTGGTTAA